A genomic region of Glycine max cultivar Williams 82 chromosome 15, Glycine_max_v4.0, whole genome shotgun sequence contains the following coding sequences:
- the LOC100779452 gene encoding uncharacterized protein, producing the protein MSNIEENKYLGQMDVNASDKSANMPSSQKQEEAVKKKYGGMLPKKPPLISKDHERAYFDSADWALGKQGGDKPKGPLEALRPKLQPTQQQTRYRKSPYAPSGEEGGSVPAEDVPSNE; encoded by the exons ATGTCTAACATAGAGGAGAACAAATATCTAGGACAGATGGACGTGAATGCATCTGATAAGTCAGCTAACATGCCATCATCCCAAAAGCAG GAGGAGGCTGTAAAGAAAAAGTATGGAGGAATGCTGCCCAAAAAGCCGCCACTCATATCTAAG GACCATGAGCGTGCTTACTTTGATTCTGCGGATTGGGCACTTGGAAAG CAAGGCGGAGACAAGCCTAAGGGGCCACTTGAAGCTCTTCGGCCTAAATTACAG CCGACGCAGCAGCAAACACGTTACCGGAAATCTCCATATGCTCCTTCAGGAGAAG AAGGGGGAAGTGTTCCAGCCGAGGATGTGCCTTCGAACGAGTAA
- the LOC100780158 gene encoding uncharacterized protein isoform X2: MNEDGVTSANLNPSLPKPPSSPPTPAASSAGASSPAFPANAGNGDASRRDKSSADSHAVLGSVLLGASVPSCRPWERGDLLRRLSTFKLAGKLPKVAGSLACAKRGWVNVDVAKIECEICGAQLDFALPSASSFEADASSEEFSEQLDRGHKTTCPWRGNSCPESLVQFPPTSPSALIGGFKDRCDGLLQFYSLPIVSSSAVEQMRVTHSPQIDCLLTQLQIQTAGELGCRSENACGMGLTGEQAPHPYSHAQKLISLCGWEPRWLPNVLDCEEQSAESAKNGYSSGPAKGSAHDPAPSKKEYSTSSRKDTGDNDVLGSEFNCESRSPLLDCSLCGATVRVWDFLTAPRPVHMTPCGIDTPQTSKKIASTRGISAASGINEWATTDGVEKERTGDHDEATTSDKRQLVSNKSLDLSLRMASGPSFSPINLTSTSGHVQGAGEGKYLMIGRPSGSEVGDLATYYESQGPNAHKRKLDDGGTTYDRPHLNMQQADSAERTVTDFDNNEVMGSQQYSAHPFKRARDTNVLETSQFPLRNSSDVPSHSLDIQIEPDANTTNQLNPGRDHAIGILSTRDSAHASSIIAVNTVYQGSDDESMESVENFPVDVNNNVVNFPSVDLNETSELNQAQQSVCFQPLLERAGGETGVSSSNACGEVLNTEILTAHARDGPSFGISGGSVGMGASHEAEIHGTDASVHRGDSLGDVEPIAEVIENQGQAGEFEPSHGLTGDFVPGEMSREDPQGDSQAVVSQSTARADSGSKVIASAKVESVESGEKTSSSMQVLGLENGAHPSLSCNAVVCSAYEVSKEEVTQTRKASHIDDGASHESSRLITDVMG; the protein is encoded by the exons ATGAACGAAGATGGCGTAACCTCTGCGAATCTCAATCCCTCTCTTCCCAAACCACCCTCTTCTCCTCCAACTCCTGCTGCCag CTCTGCGGGGGCGTCGTCGCCGGCGTTTCCGGCGAACGCCGGCAACGGAGATGCTAGCCGGCGCGACAAATCGAGCGCGGATTCGCACGCGGTTCTCGGTTCGGTGCTGCTAGGGGCTTCGGTTCCGTCCTGCCGGCCCTGGGAACGCGGCGATTTGCTCCGCCGGCTTTCGACGTTCAAGCTCGCCGGAAAATTGCCCAAG GTTGCTGGCTCATTGGCTTGTGCCAAGAGAGGTTGGGTGAATGTTGATGTCGCTAAGATTGAGTGTGAGATATGTGGTGCCCAGTTAGATTTTGCTCTGCCTTCAGCTTCCTCTTTTGAAG CTGATGCCTCCAGTGAAGAATTTTCTGAACAGCTTGATAGAGGACACAAAACCACCTGTCCTTGGAGAGGCAATAGTTGTCCAGAAAGCTTGGTGCAGTTCCCTCCTACTTCACCTTCAGCTCTAATTGGAGGTTTTAAGGATCGGTGTGATGGACTCTTGCAGTTTTATTCCCTCCCCATCGTATCTTCATCTGCAGTTGAGCAGATGCGGGTTACACATAGCCCTCAAATTGATTGCTTACTTACTCAATTGCAAATTCAGACTGCTGGAGAATTGGGCTGCAGATCAGAAAATGCATGTGGAATGGGCTTAACTGGTGAACAGGCTCCTCATCCATATTCtcat GCTCAAAAGCTCATAAGTCTTTGTGGATGGGAGCCACGGTGGCTTCCGAATGTGCTTGACTGTGAAGAACAGTCAGCTGAATCTGCTAAAAATGGTTACAGCTCTGGTCCAGCCAAAGGCTCTGCACATGATCCAGCTCCAAGCAAGAAGGAGTATTCAACTTCGTCCAGGAAAGATACTGGGGATAATGATGTACTGGGTTCAGAGTTTAATTGCGAATCTAGGTCACCTTTGTTAGATTGTAGTTTATGTGGGGCCACAGTTAGAGTGTGGGATTTCTTGACTGCCCCTCGTCCAGTTCATATGACTCCTTGTGGGATTGATACCCCTCAAACAAGCAAGAAAATAGCATCAACACGAGGAATAAGTGCAGCTAGTGGTATCAATGAATGGGCTACCACTGATGGTGTTGAAAAAGAGAGGACTGGCGACCATGATGAGGCTACAACATCTGATAAAAGGCAACTTGTAtctaataaaagtttagatttaAGTCTTAGAATGGCTAGTGGGCCATCCTTTTCACCAATAAACTTGACTTCAACCTCAGGTCATGTTCAAGGTGCTGGTGAAGGGAAATATTTAATGATTGGTCGGCCTTCTGGAAGCGAGGTTGGTGACCTGGCAACTTATTATGAATCACAAGGCCCCAATGCACACAAACGCAAGTTGGATGATGGTGGAACAACATATGACAGGCCCCATCTAAACATGCAACAGGCAGACAGTGCTGAAAGAACTGTAACTGACTTTGATAATAATGAAGTCATGGGTAGTCAACAGTATTCAGCTCACCCTTTTAAGCGTGCCCGTGATACTAATGTATTGGAAACATCCCAGTTTCCATTAAGAAATTCTTCTGATGTACCTAGCCATTCACTGGATATTCAAATAGAGCCAGATGCAAACACCACTAACCAGTTAAACCCAGGAAGGGATCATGCTATCGGCATCCTGTCTACAAGAGATTCTGCCCATGCGTCTTCTATTATTGCAGTGAATACGGTTTATCAAGGTTCAGATGATGAATCAATGGAAAGTGTTGAAAATTTTCCTGTTGATGTTAATAATAATGTAGTCAATTTCCCTTCTGTTGATTTGAATGAAACATCTGAGTTAAATCAAGCACAACAGAGTGTTTGTTTCCAACCACTTTTAGAAAGGGCAGGAGGGGAGACAGGTGTTAGCAGTTCAAATGCTTGTGGGGAAGTTTTGAACACCGAGATATTGACTGCACATGCTAGAGATGGACCTAGTTTTGGTATTAGTGGGGGAAGTGTGGGCATGGGTGCAAGTCATGAGGCTGAAATCCATGGAACTGATGCCTCAGTTCATAGAGGTGATAGTTTAGGTGATGTTGAACCAATTGCTGAAGTGATTGAAAATCAGGGCCAAGCTGGTGAATTTGAGCCTTCTCATGGACTTACTGGGGATTTTGTGCCTGGGGAAATGAGTAGGGAAGATCCTCAAGGGGATAGTCAAGCTGTGGTGTCTCAATCTACAGCAAGGGCTGATAGTGGCTCAAAAGTTATAGCTTCAGCTAAGGTTGAATCTGTTGAAAGTGGTGAGAAGACCAGTAGTAGCATGCAGGTGCTAGGCCTTGAAAATGGTGCCCATCCCTCCCTTTCTTGCAATGCTGTTGTATGTTCTGCTTATGAAGTATCCAAGGAAGAAGTTACTCAGACTAGGAAGGCATCTCACATTGACGATGGTGCATCTCATGAATCAAGCCGTTTAATTACTGATGTTATGG GGTGA
- the LOC100780158 gene encoding uncharacterized protein isoform X1, with amino-acid sequence MNEDGVTSANLNPSLPKPPSSPPTPAASSAGASSPAFPANAGNGDASRRDKSSADSHAVLGSVLLGASVPSCRPWERGDLLRRLSTFKLAGKLPKVAGSLACAKRGWVNVDVAKIECEICGAQLDFALPSASSFEADASSEEFSEQLDRGHKTTCPWRGNSCPESLVQFPPTSPSALIGGFKDRCDGLLQFYSLPIVSSSAVEQMRVTHSPQIDCLLTQLQIQTAGELGCRSENACGMGLTGEQAPHPYSHAQKLISLCGWEPRWLPNVLDCEEQSAESAKNGYSSGPAKGSAHDPAPSKKEYSTSSRKDTGDNDVLGSEFNCESRSPLLDCSLCGATVRVWDFLTAPRPVHMTPCGIDTPQTSKKIASTRGISAASGINEWATTDGVEKERTGDHDEATTSDKRQLVSNKSLDLSLRMASGPSFSPINLTSTSGHVQGAGEGKYLMIGRPSGSEVGDLATYYESQGPNAHKRKLDDGGTTYDRPHLNMQQADSAERTVTDFDNNEVMGSQQYSAHPFKRARDTNVLETSQFPLRNSSDVPSHSLDIQIEPDANTTNQLNPGRDHAIGILSTRDSAHASSIIAVNTVYQGSDDESMESVENFPVDVNNNVVNFPSVDLNETSELNQAQQSVCFQPLLERAGGETGVSSSNACGEVLNTEILTAHARDGPSFGISGGSVGMGASHEAEIHGTDASVHRGDSLGDVEPIAEVIENQGQAGEFEPSHGLTGDFVPGEMSREDPQGDSQAVVSQSTARADSGSKVIASAKVESVESGEKTSSSMQVLGLENGAHPSLSCNAVVCSAYEVSKEEVTQTRKASHIDDGASHESSRLITDVMGTPYRDNSNGGVEFDPIKLHNDYCPWVNGDVAAAGCDNPCSSSGVGSVALCGWQLTLDALDSFQSLGHLPVQTLESESAASMCKGDRFTSSQKLLARNSYVRNHGRN; translated from the exons ATGAACGAAGATGGCGTAACCTCTGCGAATCTCAATCCCTCTCTTCCCAAACCACCCTCTTCTCCTCCAACTCCTGCTGCCag CTCTGCGGGGGCGTCGTCGCCGGCGTTTCCGGCGAACGCCGGCAACGGAGATGCTAGCCGGCGCGACAAATCGAGCGCGGATTCGCACGCGGTTCTCGGTTCGGTGCTGCTAGGGGCTTCGGTTCCGTCCTGCCGGCCCTGGGAACGCGGCGATTTGCTCCGCCGGCTTTCGACGTTCAAGCTCGCCGGAAAATTGCCCAAG GTTGCTGGCTCATTGGCTTGTGCCAAGAGAGGTTGGGTGAATGTTGATGTCGCTAAGATTGAGTGTGAGATATGTGGTGCCCAGTTAGATTTTGCTCTGCCTTCAGCTTCCTCTTTTGAAG CTGATGCCTCCAGTGAAGAATTTTCTGAACAGCTTGATAGAGGACACAAAACCACCTGTCCTTGGAGAGGCAATAGTTGTCCAGAAAGCTTGGTGCAGTTCCCTCCTACTTCACCTTCAGCTCTAATTGGAGGTTTTAAGGATCGGTGTGATGGACTCTTGCAGTTTTATTCCCTCCCCATCGTATCTTCATCTGCAGTTGAGCAGATGCGGGTTACACATAGCCCTCAAATTGATTGCTTACTTACTCAATTGCAAATTCAGACTGCTGGAGAATTGGGCTGCAGATCAGAAAATGCATGTGGAATGGGCTTAACTGGTGAACAGGCTCCTCATCCATATTCtcat GCTCAAAAGCTCATAAGTCTTTGTGGATGGGAGCCACGGTGGCTTCCGAATGTGCTTGACTGTGAAGAACAGTCAGCTGAATCTGCTAAAAATGGTTACAGCTCTGGTCCAGCCAAAGGCTCTGCACATGATCCAGCTCCAAGCAAGAAGGAGTATTCAACTTCGTCCAGGAAAGATACTGGGGATAATGATGTACTGGGTTCAGAGTTTAATTGCGAATCTAGGTCACCTTTGTTAGATTGTAGTTTATGTGGGGCCACAGTTAGAGTGTGGGATTTCTTGACTGCCCCTCGTCCAGTTCATATGACTCCTTGTGGGATTGATACCCCTCAAACAAGCAAGAAAATAGCATCAACACGAGGAATAAGTGCAGCTAGTGGTATCAATGAATGGGCTACCACTGATGGTGTTGAAAAAGAGAGGACTGGCGACCATGATGAGGCTACAACATCTGATAAAAGGCAACTTGTAtctaataaaagtttagatttaAGTCTTAGAATGGCTAGTGGGCCATCCTTTTCACCAATAAACTTGACTTCAACCTCAGGTCATGTTCAAGGTGCTGGTGAAGGGAAATATTTAATGATTGGTCGGCCTTCTGGAAGCGAGGTTGGTGACCTGGCAACTTATTATGAATCACAAGGCCCCAATGCACACAAACGCAAGTTGGATGATGGTGGAACAACATATGACAGGCCCCATCTAAACATGCAACAGGCAGACAGTGCTGAAAGAACTGTAACTGACTTTGATAATAATGAAGTCATGGGTAGTCAACAGTATTCAGCTCACCCTTTTAAGCGTGCCCGTGATACTAATGTATTGGAAACATCCCAGTTTCCATTAAGAAATTCTTCTGATGTACCTAGCCATTCACTGGATATTCAAATAGAGCCAGATGCAAACACCACTAACCAGTTAAACCCAGGAAGGGATCATGCTATCGGCATCCTGTCTACAAGAGATTCTGCCCATGCGTCTTCTATTATTGCAGTGAATACGGTTTATCAAGGTTCAGATGATGAATCAATGGAAAGTGTTGAAAATTTTCCTGTTGATGTTAATAATAATGTAGTCAATTTCCCTTCTGTTGATTTGAATGAAACATCTGAGTTAAATCAAGCACAACAGAGTGTTTGTTTCCAACCACTTTTAGAAAGGGCAGGAGGGGAGACAGGTGTTAGCAGTTCAAATGCTTGTGGGGAAGTTTTGAACACCGAGATATTGACTGCACATGCTAGAGATGGACCTAGTTTTGGTATTAGTGGGGGAAGTGTGGGCATGGGTGCAAGTCATGAGGCTGAAATCCATGGAACTGATGCCTCAGTTCATAGAGGTGATAGTTTAGGTGATGTTGAACCAATTGCTGAAGTGATTGAAAATCAGGGCCAAGCTGGTGAATTTGAGCCTTCTCATGGACTTACTGGGGATTTTGTGCCTGGGGAAATGAGTAGGGAAGATCCTCAAGGGGATAGTCAAGCTGTGGTGTCTCAATCTACAGCAAGGGCTGATAGTGGCTCAAAAGTTATAGCTTCAGCTAAGGTTGAATCTGTTGAAAGTGGTGAGAAGACCAGTAGTAGCATGCAGGTGCTAGGCCTTGAAAATGGTGCCCATCCCTCCCTTTCTTGCAATGCTGTTGTATGTTCTGCTTATGAAGTATCCAAGGAAGAAGTTACTCAGACTAGGAAGGCATCTCACATTGACGATGGTGCATCTCATGAATCAAGCCGTTTAATTACTGATGTTATGG GGACTCCTTACAGAGACAACAGTAATGGGGGTGTTGAATTTGATCCAATCAAATTACATAATGACTACTGTCCTTGGGTGAATGGGGATGTTGCTGCTGCTGGTTGTGATAATCCCTGTTCCAGTTCTGGTGTGGGTAGTGTAGCTCTATGTGGCTGGCAGCTGACTTTAGATGCCCTGGATTCTTTCCAGTCTCTTGGGCATCTTCCTGTGCAAACTCTTGAATCTGAATCGGCAGCATCCATGTGCAAG GGTGATCGGTTCACTTCCAGCCAGAAATTGTTAGCACGCAACTCCTATGTAAGAAACCATGGAAGAAACTGA